One segment of Fuscovulum ytuae DNA contains the following:
- the mutS gene encoding DNA mismatch repair protein MutS encodes MSDDSVTPMMAQYLEIKAQNPGALLFYRMGDFYEMFFEDAVAAAEALDIALTKRGFHLGEPIAMCGVPVHAAEGYLLTLIRKGFRVAIAEQLEDPAEAKKRGSKAVVRRDVVRLVTPGTLTEDALLEARRHNFLCAFAEVRDEAALAWADISTGELRVMPCAPARLGPELARLAPREVLISEAREADWAGIVTESGASLTRLARGSFDSVSAEKRLCALFDVGTLEGFGRFDRAELSAMGALVDYLDLTQRGKLPLLRPPVKEAAGGAMQIDAATRRNLELTQALSGGRDGSLLAAVDRTVTAPGARLLERRISSPSRDLSVIHARSESVRFLLEQSLLRGELRDALRRVPDMDRALSRLALDRGGPRDLAAIRAGLTQAVSVAARLEGAPSLLEDAARALVGHEALVDLLDQALVAEPPLLARDGGFIAPGYDEELDQARRLRDEGRGVIATMQAEFIAATGIQSLKIKHNNVLGYFIETTSTHAEKMMNPPLSETFIHRQTTAGQVRFTTVALSEMETRILNAGNHALEIEKRHFEALRAAVLAASGPVGAAARALAEVDLAAAWADLAADEGWCEPLVDESRAFVVEGGRHPVVERALRRQGAGPFVANDCALTEGETPAIWLLTGPNMAGKSTFLRQNALIALLAQAGSFVPARRAHIGVVSQLFSRVGAADDLARGRSTFMVEMVETAAILNQADDRALVILDEIGRGTATYDGLSIAWATMEHLHGVNRCRALFATHYHEMTALAGKLEGVENATVRVKEWEGEVIFLHEVRKGAADRSYGVQVARLAGLPAAVVDRAKVVLEALESGERQGGARPKALIDDLPLFSVAPAAPPAPRVVAKESVVETRLKEALPDEMTPMEALRLVYELKDLLKP; translated from the coding sequence ATGAGCGACGACAGCGTAACGCCCATGATGGCGCAATATCTGGAGATCAAGGCGCAGAACCCCGGGGCCTTGCTGTTCTACCGGATGGGCGATTTCTACGAGATGTTCTTCGAGGATGCCGTCGCGGCGGCAGAGGCGCTGGATATCGCGCTGACGAAGCGGGGGTTCCATCTGGGTGAGCCCATTGCAATGTGCGGGGTGCCCGTGCATGCCGCCGAGGGCTATTTGCTGACACTGATCCGCAAGGGCTTTCGCGTGGCGATTGCCGAGCAGTTGGAAGACCCGGCCGAGGCGAAGAAGCGCGGGTCAAAGGCGGTGGTGCGGCGCGATGTGGTGCGGTTGGTCACGCCCGGCACCCTGACCGAGGACGCGTTACTGGAGGCGCGGCGGCACAACTTCCTGTGCGCCTTTGCCGAAGTGCGGGACGAGGCGGCTTTGGCCTGGGCCGATATTTCCACGGGCGAGTTGCGGGTGATGCCCTGTGCGCCCGCGCGGCTGGGGCCGGAACTGGCGCGGCTGGCCCCGCGCGAGGTGCTGATTTCCGAGGCGCGAGAGGCGGATTGGGCCGGAATAGTGACGGAATCGGGCGCGTCGCTGACGCGGCTGGCGCGGGGGTCTTTCGACTCTGTTTCCGCCGAAAAGCGGCTGTGTGCGCTGTTTGATGTGGGGACGCTGGAAGGGTTCGGGCGGTTTGATCGGGCGGAACTGTCAGCGATGGGGGCGCTGGTTGATTATCTGGACCTGACGCAGCGGGGGAAACTGCCCCTGCTGCGGCCCCCGGTGAAAGAGGCGGCGGGGGGCGCGATGCAGATCGACGCGGCGACCCGGCGCAATCTGGAACTGACGCAGGCCTTGAGTGGCGGTCGGGATGGGTCGCTGCTGGCGGCGGTGGATCGGACGGTGACGGCACCGGGGGCGCGGCTGTTGGAGCGGCGGATTTCATCGCCGTCGCGGGACCTTTCGGTGATCCATGCGCGGTCGGAATCGGTGCGGTTTCTGCTGGAACAGAGCCTTTTGCGCGGGGAATTGCGTGATGCGCTGCGGCGGGTGCCGGATATGGACCGCGCACTGTCGCGGCTGGCGCTGGATCGGGGGGGGCCGCGGGATCTGGCGGCGATCCGGGCGGGGCTGACGCAGGCGGTTTCGGTGGCGGCGCGGCTGGAGGGGGCACCTTCGCTGCTGGAGGATGCCGCGCGGGCGCTGGTGGGGCATGAGGCGCTGGTCGATCTGCTGGATCAGGCGCTGGTGGCGGAGCCGCCCTTGCTGGCGCGGGATGGGGGGTTCATCGCGCCGGGATATGATGAGGAGCTGGATCAGGCGCGGCGCTTGCGGGATGAGGGGCGCGGGGTGATCGCCACGATGCAGGCGGAATTCATTGCAGCGACCGGCATCCAGAGCCTGAAGATCAAGCACAACAATGTGCTGGGCTATTTCATCGAGACGACATCGACCCATGCCGAGAAGATGATGAACCCGCCCTTGTCAGAGACTTTCATCCACCGGCAGACGACGGCGGGGCAGGTGCGGTTTACCACCGTTGCATTGTCCGAGATGGAGACGCGCATCCTGAATGCGGGGAACCATGCGCTTGAGATCGAGAAGCGGCATTTCGAGGCGCTGCGGGCGGCGGTTCTGGCGGCAAGCGGCCCGGTGGGGGCGGCAGCGCGGGCCTTGGCTGAGGTGGATCTGGCGGCAGCTTGGGCGGACCTTGCGGCGGATGAAGGGTGGTGCGAGCCGCTGGTGGATGAAAGCCGCGCCTTTGTGGTGGAGGGCGGGCGGCATCCGGTGGTGGAACGGGCGCTGCGGCGGCAGGGGGCGGGGCCGTTTGTTGCCAATGACTGCGCTTTGACCGAAGGGGAAACGCCTGCCATATGGCTGCTGACCGGGCCGAACATGGCGGGTAAGTCCACGTTTTTGCGGCAGAATGCGCTGATTGCGCTGCTGGCGCAGGCAGGGAGTTTTGTGCCTGCGCGCCGCGCGCATATCGGGGTTGTCAGCCAACTGTTCAGCCGCGTGGGGGCGGCGGATGATCTGGCGCGGGGGCGATCCACCTTCATGGTGGAGATGGTGGAGACGGCGGCCATCCTGAATCAGGCAGATGACCGGGCGCTGGTGATTCTGGATGAGATCGGGCGGGGCACGGCCACCTATGACGGGCTGTCGATTGCCTGGGCCACGATGGAGCATCTGCACGGGGTGAACCGCTGCCGGGCCCTTTTTGCCACGCATTACCATGAGATGACGGCCTTGGCGGGCAAGTTGGAGGGCGTGGAGAACGCCACGGTGCGGGTGAAGGAATGGGAGGGCGAGGTCATCTTCCTGCATGAGGTGCGGAAGGGGGCGGCGGATCGGTCCTATGGCGTGCAAGTGGCGCGGTTGGCGGGGTTGCCTGCGGCGGTGGTGGACCGGGCCAAGGTGGTTCTGGAAGCTTTGGAATCGGGCGAGCGGCAGGGGGGGGCAAGGCCGAAGGCCTTGATCGACGATCTGCCCTTGTTCAGCGTGGCCCCGGCAGCACCGCCCGCGCCGCGTGTGGTGGCGAAGGAGTCTGTCGTTGAGACGCGGCTGAAAGAGGCGTTGCCGGACGAGATGACGCCGATGGAGGCGCTACGGCTGGTCTATGAGTTGAAGGACTTGCTGAAGCCTTAG
- a CDS encoding HAD family hydrolase: MKIAMWSGPRNLSTAMMYSFAARGDCAVEDEPFYGAYLAATGIDHPMRWEVIGSQPSDPMDVAADILGPIPDGKSIHYQKHMTLHMIPQFDRGFMRALTNVFLIRHPARVVASYSQKREAPTLADIGFVQQAELFDEVAQWMGRAPLVIDSADIRANPRESLAKLCMALDIPFTENMLHWPAGPKSYDGVWAPHWYNAVHASTGFGEAEGPLPTLPADYAPLVEQALPHYQRLARFKL, translated from the coding sequence ATGAAGATTGCGATGTGGTCCGGCCCCCGGAACCTGTCGACGGCAATGATGTATTCCTTCGCCGCACGGGGTGATTGCGCGGTCGAGGATGAACCCTTCTACGGGGCCTATCTGGCCGCGACAGGCATCGACCATCCGATGCGGTGGGAGGTTATCGGTTCGCAACCCTCAGATCCGATGGATGTCGCGGCGGACATTCTCGGCCCAATTCCTGATGGAAAATCAATCCACTACCAAAAACACATGACCCTCCACATGATCCCGCAATTCGACCGCGGCTTCATGCGCGCCCTCACCAATGTCTTCCTCATCCGCCACCCCGCCCGCGTCGTCGCCAGCTATAGCCAGAAACGCGAAGCCCCAACCCTCGCCGATATTGGATTCGTTCAACAGGCCGAACTCTTTGACGAGGTGGCGCAATGGATGGGTCGCGCTCCCCTTGTGATCGACAGCGCAGATATCCGCGCCAACCCACGGGAATCGCTGGCAAAACTCTGCATGGCCCTGGACATCCCTTTCACCGAAAACATGCTGCACTGGCCCGCCGGACCTAAATCCTATGACGGGGTCTGGGCGCCGCATTGGTATAACGCCGTCCACGCCTCCACCGGTTTCGGCGAGGCGGAGGGCCCCCTTCCCACCCTTCCCGCCGATTATGCCCCCCTCGTGGAACAGGCCCTCCCGCATTATCAAAGGCTTGCACGGTTCAAGCTTTGA
- a CDS encoding Hpt domain-containing protein has translation MLVNPARVEALRQEIGEDGFPEVLEMFLSESAQVVARLQEADDPAAISADMHFLKGSALTMGLDDLATFCLTAEQGAALDPVALADLFERSRASLLALRF, from the coding sequence ATGCTGGTGAATCCCGCGCGGGTTGAGGCGCTGCGTCAAGAGATTGGGGAGGACGGTTTCCCCGAAGTGTTGGAGATGTTTCTAAGCGAAAGCGCACAGGTCGTGGCGCGGCTGCAAGAGGCGGATGATCCTGCCGCTATTTCGGCGGATATGCATTTCCTGAAAGGATCGGCGCTGACCATGGGGCTGGATGATCTGGCCACCTTCTGCCTGACGGCGGAACAGGGGGCGGCGCTGGATCCGGTGGCCTTGGCCGATCTGTTTGAACGGTCGCGTGCGTCGTTGTTGGCGTTGCGATTCTAG
- a CDS encoding PP2C family protein-serine/threonine phosphatase has translation MSQDAPQQVLVVDDSAAQRQMLMRQLTRWGYAVTQAASGAEALAIARRTDFDIVLSDWVMPGMSGPDFCRAFRALPDRAYSYFVLLSAKSAKDDIAIGLDSGADDFLTKPVDSTELLSRLHAGERILAMQAELRRRNADLERIHAALHRDLAEARRLQLSLAPEPVVALGPADLVFLLRPSGLLGGDLVGWFPIAEGRILLYAIDVSGHGVAAALMIARLSALLATRSRDQNIAFQNGHPLPVETMVARLNRILLSDQTGDLYLTLLCAELDLATGQLRFVQAGHPHPLLLRTDGSVLPLGEGGLPVGLVPDPGHTALTLRLSPGDRLFIGSDGLIECPDRAQSDLGDDGLARLLSDQAPNRGRALADGVIAALATHAGTTDFPDDISAIVIDWHGPP, from the coding sequence ATGTCACAAGATGCGCCGCAACAGGTGCTTGTCGTCGACGACAGCGCCGCCCAACGCCAGATGCTGATGCGGCAACTCACCCGCTGGGGCTATGCCGTGACGCAGGCCGCCTCGGGGGCCGAGGCGCTTGCCATAGCGCGGCGCACCGATTTCGACATCGTCCTGTCCGATTGGGTCATGCCCGGCATGTCGGGCCCCGATTTCTGCCGCGCCTTTCGCGCCCTGCCAGACAGGGCCTATAGTTATTTCGTCCTGCTCAGCGCGAAGTCGGCAAAGGACGACATCGCCATCGGTCTGGACAGCGGCGCGGACGATTTCCTGACAAAACCGGTGGATTCCACCGAACTCTTGTCACGTCTCCATGCCGGGGAACGCATCCTTGCCATGCAGGCCGAATTGCGCCGCCGCAATGCCGATCTGGAACGCATCCATGCTGCCCTTCACCGCGATCTGGCCGAGGCGCGTCGTTTGCAACTCTCTCTCGCCCCGGAACCGGTTGTCGCGCTTGGCCCCGCCGATCTGGTGTTCCTTCTGCGCCCCTCTGGCCTTCTTGGCGGCGATCTCGTCGGCTGGTTCCCAATCGCCGAAGGGCGCATCCTGCTTTATGCGATAGATGTGTCGGGCCATGGCGTGGCTGCCGCCCTGATGATCGCGCGCCTATCCGCCCTTTTGGCCACAAGATCGCGCGACCAGAACATTGCCTTCCAGAATGGTCACCCCCTGCCGGTGGAAACCATGGTTGCCCGGCTGAACCGTATCCTGCTGTCGGATCAGACGGGGGACCTCTACCTGACCCTTCTTTGCGCAGAACTTGACCTTGCCACTGGGCAATTGCGTTTCGTTCAGGCGGGTCATCCACACCCTTTGCTCCTCAGAACCGATGGCAGCGTCCTGCCACTGGGTGAGGGTGGCCTCCCCGTTGGCCTTGTGCCCGACCCCGGCCATACCGCCCTGACCTTGCGCCTTTCCCCCGGTGATCGGCTGTTCATCGGGTCGGATGGGCTGATCGAATGCCCCGATCGGGCGCAGTCCGATCTGGGGGATGACGGGCTTGCCCGTCTTCTATCAGATCAGGCCCCCAATCGTGGCCGGGCCTTGGCCGATGGCGTCATCGCGGCCCTTGCCACCCATGCTGGCACCACTGACTTTCCCGATGACATCTCGGCCATCGTCATCGATTGGCACGGCCCACCCTAG
- a CDS encoding D-amino acid aminotransferase — protein sequence MTDHVSTHAAEEDIRNESILIYVNGRILPKKDALVSVYDSGFMLGDGVWEGIRLYDGKWAFIHEHMDRLYEAAKAIDLDIGMTPDQMISAVLETQKANGMVTDAHCRLMVTRGIKTRPFQNPRLSQQGPTVAIIMEHSRPKIPRPITLATVPHLRGLPMTQDPKLNSHSKLNCILACIAAQKAGADEALMLDVHGFVNTTNACNFFIVRKGQVWTSTGDYCMNGITRQKVIDLCRDNGIPVFERNFSLVDTYGADEAFLTGTFGAQTPVCMIDGRQIGTGQMGPMTERLRGLYKALIARS from the coding sequence ATGACCGACCACGTCTCCACCCACGCCGCAGAAGAAGATATCCGTAACGAAAGCATCCTCATCTACGTGAATGGCCGCATTCTTCCGAAAAAGGATGCCCTCGTCTCGGTTTACGACTCGGGCTTCATGCTGGGCGATGGCGTCTGGGAAGGCATCCGCCTTTACGACGGCAAATGGGCCTTCATCCACGAACATATGGATCGGCTTTATGAGGCGGCAAAGGCCATCGACCTCGACATCGGTATGACCCCGGATCAGATGATTTCCGCCGTGTTAGAGACGCAAAAGGCCAATGGAATGGTCACCGACGCCCATTGCCGCCTGATGGTCACGCGCGGGATAAAGACCCGCCCCTTCCAGAACCCGCGCCTGTCGCAACAGGGGCCGACCGTCGCCATCATCATGGAACACTCGCGCCCCAAGATCCCGCGCCCCATCACGCTTGCCACCGTCCCGCATCTGCGCGGCCTGCCCATGACGCAGGACCCCAAGCTGAACAGCCATTCCAAACTGAACTGCATCCTCGCCTGCATCGCCGCCCAAAAGGCCGGCGCGGATGAGGCGCTGATGCTCGATGTCCATGGCTTCGTGAACACCACCAACGCCTGCAATTTCTTCATCGTCCGCAAGGGGCAGGTCTGGACCAGCACGGGCGACTACTGCATGAACGGCATCACGCGGCAAAAGGTCATCGACCTCTGCCGCGACAATGGCATTCCGGTCTTTGAACGCAACTTCAGCCTCGTCGATACCTACGGCGCGGATGAGGCCTTCCTGACAGGCACCTTCGGCGCGCAGACGCCTGTCTGCATGATCGACGGTCGTCAGATCGGGACGGGTCAGATGGGCCCCATGACAGAACGGCTGCGCGGGCTTTACAAGGCGTTGATCGCGCGTTCGTAG
- a CDS encoding argininosuccinate synthase, protein MLKPKKVVLAYSGGLDTSIILKWLQTEYGCEVVTFTADLGQGEELEPARQKAILLGIKPENIHIVDLREEFVRDFVFPMFRANALYEGLYLLGTSIARPLISKELVRIAQDTGADAVAHGATGKGNDQVRFELGVAALDPAIKVIAPWRLWDLTSRTKLLEFAEANQIPIAKDKRGEAPFSVDANLLHTSSEGKVLENPAEEAPEFVYQRVVPVEKAPDTPEFVEISFERGDAVAINGERLSPATILTRLNEMGGRHGVGLLDLVENRFVGMKSRGLYETPGGTILLEAHRGIEQITLDSGAGHLKDSIMPRYAELIYNGFWFSPEREALQALIDKTQEHVTGTVRVKLYKGSARTVARWSDHSLYSEKHVTFEEDAGAYDQKDAEGFIRLNALRLKLIATRNARVK, encoded by the coding sequence ATGTTGAAGCCGAAGAAAGTCGTCCTCGCCTATTCGGGCGGGCTGGATACCTCGATCATCCTGAAATGGCTGCAGACGGAATATGGCTGTGAGGTGGTGACCTTCACCGCCGATCTGGGGCAGGGCGAAGAGCTGGAACCGGCGCGGCAGAAGGCCATTTTGCTGGGGATCAAGCCGGAGAACATCCATATCGTCGATCTGCGCGAGGAATTCGTGCGGGATTTCGTCTTCCCGATGTTCCGGGCGAATGCGCTCTATGAGGGCCTGTATCTGCTGGGCACGTCCATTGCACGGCCCTTGATTTCCAAGGAACTGGTGCGGATCGCGCAGGACACCGGGGCCGATGCTGTGGCGCATGGCGCGACGGGCAAGGGCAATGATCAGGTGCGGTTCGAACTGGGTGTGGCGGCGCTGGACCCGGCGATCAAGGTGATTGCGCCTTGGCGGCTGTGGGATCTGACCTCGCGCACCAAGTTGCTGGAGTTTGCCGAGGCGAACCAGATCCCGATCGCCAAGGACAAGCGGGGCGAGGCGCCGTTTTCGGTGGATGCGAACCTTCTGCATACCTCGTCCGAGGGTAAGGTTCTGGAAAACCCCGCCGAAGAGGCGCCCGAGTTTGTGTATCAGCGCGTGGTGCCTGTTGAGAAGGCGCCGGATACCCCTGAATTCGTTGAGATTTCCTTCGAACGTGGCGATGCCGTCGCGATCAATGGCGAGCGTCTGTCGCCTGCCACCATCCTGACCCGTTTGAATGAAATGGGCGGGCGGCATGGCGTGGGGCTGCTGGATCTGGTGGAAAACCGCTTTGTGGGGATGAAGTCGCGGGGGCTTTATGAAACCCCCGGCGGGACGATCCTGCTTGAGGCGCATCGGGGGATCGAGCAGATCACGCTGGATTCGGGTGCGGGCCACCTGAAGGATTCGATCATGCCGCGCTATGCGGAACTGATCTATAACGGCTTCTGGTTCAGCCCTGAGCGGGAGGCGTTGCAGGCCCTGATCGACAAGACGCAGGAACATGTGACGGGGACCGTGCGGGTGAAGCTGTATAAGGGTTCTGCGCGGACGGTGGCGCGGTGGTCGGACCATTCGCTCTATTCCGAAAAGCACGTGACCTTTGAAGAGGATGCCGGGGCCTATGATCAGAAGGATGCCGAAGGGTTCATCCGGCTGAATGCGCTGCGGTTGAAACTGATTGCCACGCGGAATGCGCGGGTGAAGTGA
- the ilvA gene encoding threonine ammonia-lyase IlvA — protein sequence MTDFVAKARAATAALRELFPETPLQRNEHLSQRYDADIWLKREDLTPVRSYKLRGAFTAMRHVLDETPDRRHFVCASAGNHAQGLAFACRHFGVDGTIFMPVTTPQQKIDKTRAFGGDNVRIVLTGDYFDQTLAAAQDFCAERQAHFLSPFDDPDVILGQSSVGVEILDQLGQAPDLVILPVGGGGLSSGVTAYLRQAAPTTAYRFVEPLGGASLMAALRAGEPAKLPRVNSFVDGAAVARLGDITFRHLNWIDATNVLLAPEDRICVTMLEMLNVEGIVLEPAGALSVDVLPELADEIRGKTVVCVTSGGNFDFERLPEVKERAQRYSGVKKYFILRMPQRPGALREFLGMLGPDDDIARFEYLKKSARNFGSVLIGIETRRPENFRELFAKLDAAAFTYRDITNDEILAEFLI from the coding sequence ATGACCGATTTCGTTGCAAAGGCCCGCGCCGCCACCGCCGCTCTTCGGGAGCTCTTTCCCGAGACGCCCCTGCAACGCAACGAACACCTGTCACAGCGCTATGACGCCGACATCTGGCTGAAACGCGAAGACCTGACCCCGGTCCGCAGCTACAAGCTGCGCGGGGCCTTCACCGCCATGCGCCACGTGCTGGACGAAACCCCCGATCGCCGCCATTTCGTCTGCGCCAGCGCTGGGAACCACGCGCAAGGCCTTGCCTTCGCTTGCCGCCATTTCGGCGTCGACGGCACGATCTTCATGCCCGTCACCACCCCACAGCAAAAGATCGACAAGACCCGCGCCTTTGGCGGCGACAATGTCCGCATCGTTCTGACGGGCGACTATTTCGACCAAACGCTTGCCGCCGCGCAGGACTTCTGCGCCGAACGGCAGGCACATTTCCTGTCGCCCTTCGATGATCCCGATGTGATCTTGGGCCAATCCTCTGTCGGCGTCGAAATCCTCGACCAACTGGGTCAGGCGCCCGACCTCGTGATCCTGCCCGTGGGCGGCGGCGGCCTGTCATCCGGTGTCACCGCCTATTTGCGGCAGGCTGCGCCCACGACCGCTTACCGCTTTGTCGAACCCCTGGGGGGCGCCAGCCTGATGGCCGCCCTGCGCGCGGGAGAGCCTGCGAAACTCCCCCGCGTCAACAGTTTCGTCGACGGTGCCGCCGTGGCTCGGCTGGGCGATATCACCTTCCGCCACCTGAATTGGATCGACGCGACCAACGTCCTCCTCGCCCCCGAAGACCGCATCTGCGTCACCATGCTGGAAATGCTGAACGTCGAAGGCATCGTGCTGGAACCCGCAGGGGCGCTTTCGGTCGATGTGCTGCCCGAACTGGCCGATGAAATCCGGGGCAAGACGGTGGTTTGTGTAACCTCCGGCGGGAATTTCGACTTCGAGCGCCTGCCCGAGGTGAAGGAACGCGCTCAGCGCTATTCGGGCGTGAAGAAGTATTTCATCCTGCGCATGCCCCAACGCCCCGGCGCGCTGCGCGAATTTCTTGGCATGCTTGGCCCGGATGACGACATCGCGCGCTTTGAATACCTCAAGAAATCGGCACGCAACTTCGGCTCTGTCCTGATCGGCATCGAAACCCGGCGACCCGAAAATTTCCGCGAGCTGTTCGCCAAGCTGGACGCTGCCGCCTTCACCTATCGCGACATCACGAATGACGAGATTCTGGCCGAATTCCTGATCTAG
- the msrA gene encoding peptide-methionine (S)-S-oxide reductase MsrA, whose protein sequence is MHRLFTVAAVVVTVFLSAVLGAASHAATGKAVVAGGCFWCVEADFEKVPGVVSVVSGYTGGTVKDPTYKQVSAGASGHYEAVEITFDTDRISYDQVLRLFLRSVDPLDAGGQFCDRGESYRTAIFVSNPAEKAAAEAAVAEASQALGAAVVTPVLAAGPFYEAEDYHQDYYKSRDIVLTRAGPKQKRNAYAFYREACGRDARVRAIWGDQAAFAK, encoded by the coding sequence ATGCATCGCCTGTTCACCGTGGCTGCCGTTGTCGTCACCGTCTTTCTTTCCGCCGTGCTGGGGGCGGCGAGCCATGCTGCGACGGGGAAGGCCGTTGTGGCAGGGGGCTGTTTCTGGTGCGTGGAGGCGGATTTCGAGAAGGTGCCGGGGGTGGTGTCGGTCGTGTCGGGCTATACCGGCGGGACTGTGAAAGACCCAACCTATAAGCAGGTGAGTGCAGGCGCGAGCGGGCATTACGAGGCGGTGGAGATCACCTTTGATACCGACCGGATCAGCTATGATCAGGTGTTGCGCCTGTTCCTGCGATCTGTCGATCCGCTGGATGCGGGCGGGCAGTTTTGCGACCGGGGCGAGAGTTATCGGACGGCCATTTTCGTCTCTAATCCTGCTGAAAAAGCTGCTGCCGAGGCGGCGGTGGCTGAGGCGTCGCAAGCATTGGGCGCGGCGGTGGTGACGCCTGTTCTGGCGGCGGGGCCGTTTTATGAGGCCGAGGACTATCATCAGGATTACTACAAGAGCCGCGACATCGTGCTGACGCGCGCAGGACCGAAGCAGAAGCGGAACGCTTATGCGTTTTACCGCGAGGCCTGTGGGCGGGATGCGCGGGTGCGGGCGATTTGGGGCGATCAGGCGGCATTCGCGAAATAG
- a CDS encoding phytanoyl-CoA dioxygenase family protein translates to MLNHSTIAARAARVYLKAEDCRIEDLATLCSQTVSLADYPFAADVQKNILIYDCPTLLPTLSNEEDRRALMAEWAEALLTGPGVVVLKGAEPDLAMLDEASALFWNLIAEQNRAGTGGGDHFAKPGANDRIWNSLEKHCLADPANFARYYANPFLAAISEAWLGPHYQITAQLNVVNPGGAAQSPHRDYHLGFQSAAQIERYPRHVQLLSPVLTLQGAIAHVDATVETGPTQLLPFSQTYDAGYLAMNRPDFRAYFVENHVQLPLAKGDMLFFSPALLHAAGTNRSADVRRMVNLFQISSAYGRAMETVDRARMTKALYPVLRKAKNDGTLSAAQIAHAIAASAEGYSFPTNLDRDPPLGGMAPKTQAALVAEALAQDWEPNQLGTALDEQAAKKQT, encoded by the coding sequence ATGCTTAACCACTCCACCATCGCCGCCCGTGCGGCGCGCGTCTATCTAAAGGCCGAGGATTGCCGTATAGAAGACCTTGCAACCCTTTGTTCTCAAACTGTTTCCCTCGCGGATTACCCCTTTGCGGCGGATGTGCAGAAGAACATCCTGATCTATGACTGCCCCACCCTCCTTCCCACCCTGTCGAATGAAGAAGACCGCCGCGCCCTGATGGCCGAATGGGCCGAGGCGCTGCTGACAGGTCCCGGTGTGGTGGTTCTCAAGGGGGCCGAACCCGACCTTGCGATGCTGGATGAGGCAAGCGCCCTTTTCTGGAACCTGATCGCGGAACAAAACCGCGCAGGCACTGGCGGCGGCGATCATTTCGCCAAGCCCGGCGCGAATGACCGTATTTGGAATTCCTTGGAAAAACATTGCCTTGCGGACCCTGCCAACTTCGCCCGTTACTACGCCAACCCCTTCCTTGCGGCGATATCCGAGGCATGGCTTGGCCCCCATTACCAGATCACCGCGCAGCTCAACGTGGTGAACCCCGGCGGCGCGGCGCAGTCGCCGCATCGCGACTACCACCTTGGCTTCCAGTCAGCGGCGCAGATCGAACGCTACCCCCGCCATGTGCAACTCCTCTCGCCGGTCCTTACGCTCCAGGGTGCCATCGCCCATGTCGATGCCACGGTGGAAACCGGACCCACCCAACTCCTCCCCTTCTCGCAAACCTATGATGCGGGATATCTTGCGATGAACCGCCCCGATTTTCGTGCCTATTTCGTTGAAAATCATGTGCAATTGCCGCTTGCCAAGGGCGACATGCTGTTCTTCTCGCCCGCCCTTCTGCATGCAGCAGGCACCAACCGCAGCGCCGATGTGCGCCGAATGGTTAATCTTTTCCAAATCTCCTCCGCCTATGGCCGGGCGATGGAAACGGTGGATCGGGCGCGGATGACAAAGGCGCTGTATCCCGTTCTGCGCAAAGCGAAAAACGACGGCACCCTCTCTGCTGCCCAGATCGCCCATGCCATCGCAGCATCCGCCGAAGGCTACAGCTTCCCCACCAACCTAGACCGCGACCCGCCCTTGGGCGGCATGGCCCCCAAGACGCAGGCCGCACTGGTGGCCGAGGCGTTGGCGCAGGATTGGGAACCCAACCAGCTTGGCACCGCACTGGACGAACAGGCAGCCAAGAAACAGACCTGA
- a CDS encoding NUDIX hydrolase — protein sequence MIRRYGEQVKQGQRYRRRPGVYAILLDGGELLATHQAEPVPEYQLPGGGIDPGEHPVAALHREVFEETGWKIAVTRRLGAFRRFTYMPEYDLWAEKLCSIYLAHPVRRLGPPSEAGHRAVWMPAQAGLDLLGNDGDRAMLARALGQLR from the coding sequence ATGATCCGTCGATATGGGGAACAAGTGAAGCAAGGTCAACGCTACAGGCGGCGGCCGGGGGTCTATGCGATCCTCTTGGACGGGGGTGAGTTGCTGGCGACGCATCAGGCGGAACCCGTGCCAGAGTATCAGTTGCCGGGCGGAGGGATTGATCCCGGCGAACATCCGGTGGCGGCGCTGCACCGTGAGGTTTTCGAGGAAACGGGGTGGAAGATCGCCGTGACACGGCGGCTGGGGGCGTTCCGGCGGTTCACCTATATGCCGGAATATGACCTTTGGGCCGAAAAGCTGTGTTCCATCTATCTGGCCCATCCGGTGCGGCGTCTTGGCCCGCCGTCCGAGGCGGGGCATCGCGCGGTGTGGATGCCCGCGCAGGCGGGGTTGGACCTTTTGGGCAATGACGGGGATCGCGCGATGCTGGCGCGGGCGCTGGGTCAATTGCGCTAG